The sequence GACGCTTGGTTTTATCACGATCCCCCCCACAACCAAACACCACCCATAGCGCAGCGGTTTTATCTATTGCTGAACGTTGTTTATTAAGGGTTAATAACACTTGGCGCAGTGCGTCCGTAGTATGAGCAAAATCGACAACCACTTGGAGTGGCTTAACACAACTAACCTGCTCTAAGCGACCACTGGGGGCATGCAATGTTTCAGCGAGGGCAACCAAGTCCGCTAAATTAAAACCCACCGCCAATAATATTCGTAGGCTACATAGTAAATTTTCAATATTATACTCACCCAACAAAGACGAATTCAGCTGGAAGCGCTTTTTCTGCCAAGCCAAATCGAGTTGATAACCCTTGGCTAGCGCTTTATGTTTAACCAAACTTAAACTGTTTGGATTAGGACCAGCAAAAGCAGGTGCTGATTCACGAGGATAGTAGCCAGCTAGTAATGGCATAGCTTCTGATGGATAACTGGCGATTGCTTTTAACAATTGCTGACCTACCGAATCCTGTTGATTAATGACCCAATAACCCGATTGACCGGGTAATGAACGAAGAAAAAAATCCATCTTAGCTTGATGATAGGCTTGAAGCGACCCGTGAAAATCGAGATGATCTTCTGTTACCTGTGTCATGGCTTTGACTGCAAAGGCTAATCCGTCAATCCGCCCTTGCACAACAGCATGAGAGGACACCTCCATTACCGCATATTTGCAACCTTGCTGTTGAGCAGCGTATAACCAGGCCTGAATCGTTAAAATATCGGGGGTGGTATGTCCTGTACTCACTAAATCCGGATAAACCCCGGCGCCCAAGGTTCCCATTAAGGCAACTCGATGACCTAATTTATGCAATGCTTGCGCCGTGAGAAAACTGGTGGTGGTTTTGCCGTTGGTACCGGTTATGCCAATTAAACAAAGCTCACGACTCGGATGGTCATAGAACCAGTTAGCAAGAGTGGCTAGTCGCTCCGCTAAGGCAGGTACCAACCAAACAACAAGACTCTCCGGAATCGCCGCTGGACACTGATCCGTAATCATTAATCGCGCACCGGCTTGAACCGCTTGTGCGGCAAAACTGTTGGCATGAACACGTTGACCTGGCAGTGCAATAAAGACACTATTTTCAGTGCAGTAACTCGCATGCCGAAATAAGCCATTGACCCCCAAACCACCTAAACTGGCACCAAACATTTGGGTAATATCCTTCGCTAAAAAGGTTTCTAATTGGGCAAATGTTTTAGGGGACGCTTGCATCATGGCACGCTCACTAAATCAGGATCAACATTACGAATGCGCAAAGCATGGGTCATGACTTCACGAAAAACGGGCGCGGCTACTGTACCCCCACCATATATGCCTCGACTCGGCTCATCAATCATTACCGCAACCAAAATTTGCGGACGACTGACTGGAGCTAAGCCAACAAACATAGCTTGGTATTGATCTAGTTGATAAACTCCGCCAGCGGTCTTATGCACCGTACCGGTTTTACCTGCGACTCGATAACCGTCAACACTGGCTGCGACTGCCGTGCCACCTGGCTGCGTTACACTCTCCATCATTAACAATACCGCTTGAGCACTCTCGGGTGAAATGACCTGACGGGGTTGTGGGCGCACGTGATTATCGACTAACATCAAAGGAGTTATCTGCCCCTGGGTACCAAAAATTTGATAAGCCTGTGCCAATTGTAACAAGGTAGCATTAAAACCATACCCGAACGAATTAGAGACCTGATCCATCCCTGACCAGTTAGCGAAATGACGCAACCGTCCATTTTGCTCGCCTGGTAAAAAAAGGCCAGTATCATGACCAAAGCCAAGCTGGGTCATAAATTCCCACTGAGTTGCACGCGTCATTCTTGGCACTAACTTAGCCATTGCAACGTTACTGGACTTTTGCACTACACCTGTCAAAGTTAACTCACGATAGTTAATAGCATCACTAATTAAATGGCCATGCAAGCGAATATG comes from Thiomicrospira aerophila AL3 and encodes:
- a CDS encoding UDP-N-acetylmuramoyl-L-alanyl-D-glutamate--2,6-diaminopimelate ligase: MMQASPKTFAQLETFLAKDITQMFGASLGGLGVNGLFRHASYCTENSVFIALPGQRVHANSFAAQAVQAGARLMITDQCPAAIPESLVVWLVPALAERLATLANWFYDHPSRELCLIGITGTNGKTTTSFLTAQALHKLGHRVALMGTLGAGVYPDLVSTGHTTPDILTIQAWLYAAQQQGCKYAVMEVSSHAVVQGRIDGLAFAVKAMTQVTEDHLDFHGSLQAYHQAKMDFFLRSLPGQSGYWVINQQDSVGQQLLKAIASYPSEAMPLLAGYYPRESAPAFAGPNPNSLSLVKHKALAKGYQLDLAWQKKRFQLNSSLLGEYNIENLLCSLRILLAVGFNLADLVALAETLHAPSGRLEQVSCVKPLQVVVDFAHTTDALRQVLLTLNKQRSAIDKTAALWVVFGCGGDRDKTKRPAMTSVAYQLADHLVLTSDNPRSEQIDMIFNDMLAGLPSGYDQLKIMIQPDRQLAIEAALAGAKEGDWVLIAGKGHETTQEINGIYFAFSDQQVIKDWTP